ATACCACAAGTCGTTGACAGACACACAACAGGCAAAACATCAAGCCTTTGCTGATCAACAAATCTTTCCCAGCTATTGTCAAATTTCTCTTGAAAGTTCTCCATTTCCAACATGACATATGAGCTGTGTGTTCTGATCTGTGTAGGGATTCTCTCTGCATCCGCTCTACCTGTCGACGACACCTGGAAACACGTGGTCAGACAACGTCGTAACGTCGCCAGCTGTCAACCACCTCAAGATATCAACCAACTCTTCCAGAGTCTCAACGCCAACACCGACGTCTCCATCTTTCTTCGTAACTCTCAAGGTGCCAGACCAGGGTCATATTTACATGGAGAGCTGAACACCCACCAGGTATTCGACACTTCCAACCTCGACGGCATCACCTGTCCCACCAGCGTCAGTGACGACCCTCTCGACCCCCTGTGGAGGAGGTCCCTCTGTCCCTGGTACTACAACGTCACCTACCTTCCCGTCGGTCACTACCCAAGTGCCATCCCCCAGGCAGTGTGTAAGTGTGACAAGTGCGTTGACAATAATCAAAACCAATGCGAGAGAGTTTCCACTCAAATTCGAGTT
The window above is part of the Haliotis asinina isolate JCU_RB_2024 chromosome 1, JCU_Hal_asi_v2, whole genome shotgun sequence genome. Proteins encoded here:
- the LOC137277827 gene encoding uncharacterized protein; translation: MTYELCVLICVGILSASALPVDDTWKHVVRQRRNVASCQPPQDINQLFQSLNANTDVSIFLRNSQGARPGSYLHGELNTHQVFDTSNLDGITCPTSVSDDPLDPLWRRSLCPWYYNVTYLPVGHYPSAIPQAVCKCDKCVDNNQNQCERVSTQIRVLEETGCENGFLIYKPKLITHFVGCTCAKRRTPKVGSNTTPTSSDSGSDCGDYECAE